The DNA sequence CAGAAACAAAGGGCATGCCGCTAGAAGTTATCACGGAATTCTTTGCAGTGGGTGCAAAACAAACTGCAGATATTGTATAGAACTGATGAGTGTGTGCAAGTTTAAAAGAGTTGATCAAGAACTtgcttctttccttttcttacaGGCTAATTAGATCAGCCATTTTGATGAGCTGTGAGAAAGCAGTGATGATTGTCTGAAAGAAGATGATCGCTTATAAAGTTGACAGGAGACGGCAGCCAGCTGTTAGTTCATTCCTTGTTCTAATTTCTGGTTTTCATTTGTTCCATGTGTTGGCTACATCTCCATTCATAGATCGATCATGTAGTTGGACGATAATTTTGCAATATCTTGACCATCAGTTGAAATGATCCTCATGCTTGATGACAGTCTCGAGTGGAACACTTTTAACAGGACCTAAAGAGTGTTTgcaataatttctatttttatggtTGGAATAAGTTGTAAGTTAAATCCAATAGTAAAATTTGGGAGTGTTTaaaagaaaactgaaaaaaggTTGAAGTTTAAGTGTCAAAACaccttaatatttataattgggGTAATAGaatttttggtcccgtaagttAGGTCCTTtcacttttgatctcattCGTGACGggattagcacttttagtcccataacttataaaaattagcattATCGGTCTCATCCACTTTTtcatctataatttaattgcatAGGTCGCGCGCAACAGGTgaccattaaatattttttgctagAGGACAAATTGGCATATTTTTCAGCTTGGTACCACTTTTAGGGGGAAATATAACtattttgagaagaaaaataaattttgaaagaaattaggACAAAGAAAGGGGAATTCTTCTCTCctctcacaaaaattgaatcttaTCTCCATATTTCTGTAAGTTGAAGTCAAATAGAagtaataaaaagaatcatgTTTTCAGCAAGTGAATCAAGTAGGTCAAATAAAACATTCATATGCTACTGCTGGGAGAGGGAAAACTTTTACTCCAACTAAAAATGCTTAACGGTCATGTACTAGGCACATGACCTACAACGTTAAACTATAGATGGAAAAGTAGATGAGGatcaaaagtgctaatttcTGTAAGTTAGAAGACTAAAAGTGGTAATCCCATAATGAATGGTACGAAAAGTGATAGGGAATAGATTCTCACTTGGAATCAAATACTCACTACATACTCCTACTGCTCTGAACAAGATTTATAATGACTACATCAAAAGACACAGTCACCTCTCCCCAAATCCAAAGTACAATTTTCATATTCATGTGACGATcatgattcttcaagtctgcAAACTAATCTTGTACTATTGAAACCAAGAATAACAGTCATCCAAATCAAGCTCATCTCGCGAGTCAGTTCGGTTAGCTAACAATCCTTGTCTAACCTagtaaaattgcatagacgacTTATGTCTATTGCCAATGAAATACAACATTAATCCAATAAATacaatactcagtgcaagtcCCTATAGGACTTTTGAtgccagtctcgaggtcctcgacttggaatatttcaagCCAACTCTCAAAAATTGGTTTCATAGTTGTTAACTTATGCGCATCCCAACTACACAGGTTTTTCTAATTGGTCtatgggcatttgttgtgacgttaaagtactatttaacttaattagtaaatacaacaaacacatatgtcagagatgaatacttactttattcatcaagataatattacTTTAATAAGACTGCTGAATAGCTTTCAAATTGTCaaactaattgattttttggtcATCTATTTCAATACAAATCCAAAGTAGAAAAACTAGGTTAGGCTTGCCAAATTGGACCGACAAAGAGAGAGTGCTTACGATGGATGATTTCGTATAGCCCTCGAGATGTTAAACAGAGTGAAAATTAGagtttaaattacaatataatattataattagcaATCAAATAGTCCATCTCGTTGCTACTACGATGCGGATCTCATGAAAAAAAGGAGTCAATTGAATTCTTTAGGATACCATCCTTTAGTCACTCCGTTTGATGTAGGTGAGTAAACGTTCTCAAGAAAGAATCTCATGTCGAACTAATGGTGGAAATGGCTACTAGTTGCTTGTCAAGTTAAACGGTGTTCGGCTATCATTCAGGATAGCAACACAAGTGTCTTCCCTCTAAGAATAGTCCAGACCACCTAAGACGGAATCTCCTTTAACCCTATGCTAGTAGGCGTTAAAGGAATATGGTAGATCAATAATTGATTGATGGAGAAgacaaaagaacaagaaaaagagagcaaaGAGATCAACAATCTCCTTTAACCCTAAGTTATGAATCAAAAAAAACTATGATGTGGTTGATCTCCTTCGAACAACAGGTTTCTTTCAAGTAGTTAGTGTTCTGGGAAAAAGGGTTTTCGTTGGATACTTAAAAGAATGTTTTGCAAACTCGAGGAGTCGTGTGTTGAATTCATGGTAGTTAAAATgttcataaatttcaaataatgatCTCATTATACACAGACTCTAAGAAGTCTTGGATAGTGATCCAAGGAAGATGGAAGGGACGATATGTTATATCGATTCGTGGTAGTGGTCTGAAGCTACGGGATCCAAGATCGAGAGGTATGACCTTGTTGGCCCCGATTGATGGCAAAAAAGTTGTATTCAAAGATGCTCTGAGTGGCAGCTTGAGAAAACTGGATCGTTCATCGACCATGGTCAAGTGCATAAGGATTATGCTTGCCATAGTTATATAAGATGACAATGAGATATGGCAAGTGGATGTAAAGACCATATTACTTAAGTGAAATGGTTGAGGAAGGGTCTATAAAGATCTACCTCAAGTCATTACAAGGAACAAAAGGTTTGTGAACTCCCAAAATCCGAACTAAATATGTTGAAGTCATAAATGTTGGAgcctaataaaaaatatttcgatACTTTGAGTGGATAATATTTTGCATCATGTGATGATAGCAAAATGTTAAGGAACACTAAAGCATAATTCTCTATTAAATTCTCCATGTAGATTTGGGTAGGTTTCCTATATTCTTGTGATCTATAGAGATAGGTCTATAAGGATTTATGGAAAGACCTAATTCGAAAAGTCTTGATGTCCTAATAGATTAGGAGGCATTATCAGGCATACGCTAGTGATGGTCACTGCGCCTACCATTTACGGACATCCTTGAGGTCCTTTGAAGAACTAAGGATGTGGTATCtgtagaaaattaatatttgaaaaagtatataGATATCAATTTCCAATACATAGTTGAGAATAACCTATTTAGAATTAGTTGTGTTGTTCGGCTGAATCAAAGGCTGTCATTTCAAAAGAGTTCTAAGTGGGATACAATGTACTTTGATAGAAGTCGGGAGGTTTGCAGTTTATGAAATTGCAAGGATGTTGTTTGGACAAAGTTTACATCCAAATGATGGATGTGGCGCCTAGCACTGCGAAGTTTGTATATGATAATAAGGGGGTTGTTACACAAGCATGAAAGATGGGACCTCATCACAAACCCAAACACAGTTGTGATTGGATCGCATTACgtctatataaaaaataaagcagacTTGCTAACCTAGTCCAACTGCCCAATGTACATATGGAGAAGATGTGTAAGTGCACCTAGGTAAATATCTTTTGGTTAAGTGGGAGactgttggaataggtgatcGTCAAGCCAATAGGTTGGCTCTTGCATTTGTGGTAGAAGCAATCTTATTCCATATAGcattaaaataatgaatatagTAAAGCTCATTTGGCCGCATTTGCCGTGTTTAATGCATATATGCATGGTTGCATTTCATGGACAAAGCCCTAGACCATCATAACAAATGAAGTTAGATTATGCATGCGATGGTaatcatgaaaccaacttcgaGGGTTAATATGGATTGTTCTAAGTCGAGAACCTCGAGAATGGGTATCAAAGATTTTGTTAGAACTTGCACTCATGAATGTATCCATATGACGGGTCACTTTTCATTGACGACAAACATGAgatgtatatatgttattaGTAGGTGATCGACAAAGAGTTGTTAAGCGGACTGAACTGACCCACGGAGAGTCGTGATATGAAAATCCAAGTGGGCTTAGaataatctatactaatataaaaagaaaatccttTCCACACTCACAAACGTCAGTTAATGACACCAccacactaattttttgtaaagttaaaaatgttctcatgataaaataactaacttattcaacttttcaaaatttacataaattaataaattactatctcttttttctttctttttattgatgtaatgtattggtttatattttatatatcttactcttatttataatatattttaaaatataaaaaattattttttataatacacaaaaaaacGATGTACCACAATAgctaattcaataattaagttaaattaaattaaaaccacTCACATTCATATCCAAGTCCAAGCCCATCAATTTAAATGAGGTTGAGGGAAGTTGAAACCTCACTCATGTAGCAAGTGATGACTAAGTGGGGAGTTATTCAACCCCATCCACTCGGCCATGTACACTTGCACACATTTTCTTGCTTATGATGATACTAGTGTGGAAGTATAGTGAGTAGTGTGGGTGCAAGTGTGTAAGTTGGTGTAAGTGCATTTATATGATaccaaaaaaacaacaaaaaaaaaaaacactctAAAACCTCTTGCTTTCTCTCCCTTATATCTGTAGAGTTCGTGTTATTCTTCTTACAAATGTTGCAAGTGAAGAATATGAATCAAAACAGTTGTACTAATTATTACTgtttggatttttcttctctagTACACAATGGTTTCTGGCAAGGCCTTGAATTGCAGTGCAATTTGAATTGAACCGATTAGTTGAGAGTACAACGATTTTATTGAACACCTTATCTTTTAAAACGAAAACTAGGAAGCATTACATTAATACAAACAAGTTCTTGGGTACAAGGGAGGTAATGGATCTACTAAAAAACTCTTCTACATCAAACGAGGAAACATCCGTAAAGAAATCTGGACAGTACTGTTAATTTTATCACTATGAAAACCTTGCCTATAATGTGAAAACAATGCTTAAGGAATCGATTATATCATTTCAGATGGTAACcaaaaagataagaaaataaaatcacaaagcCACACAAAATTACACAGTTCAAAAATTGttatacaagaaaaaattatcacacagTGCCAGTAGTATTATAGTCCTTCGGCCAAAGTAAGCTAGAGTGTCAGCTACTCTTTACCAGTCCTATCAGAATAATCAGCTACCAAAATGTCATTGCCCATTGACTTGAgcttgaattttctgatttcttGATAGAAACATTTGAAGAACATCTTTCTTAGATGATTTGCAACAATGACTTGCTTCTGTAAAAGTCTCCCACTCCGGAACCCAAATTATCCATCTGACAAGAATTCCATGAGAACCGAAGCTTATGATATGCCTCCTTGCACCATGCAGTCAAGACATGTCGAGCTTCCTTTTCTCAGATGATCCGCATAAAAACCAAGGGAAGTGGGATGAATTTGTGTCCGAGTGTCAATATGGATGCAGCAGCTATCTAGTGACATACTTAAAACTACGCTATCATTTGGCACTTGATATCAGTTTCTCAGTCAATTTCTTCATGTGTTATCATTTCATTAATCTTAGCTAGTCAACCACAAACAAAATCCAAAACATGCACAAAACTTGTTCTTGTCCTAATCACTTGCGTAACTTAATTTGGAGGTTGTTCATTCCAACATTCACCTTTTCATCACTAGATTCACTTTTTAACTCACCATGCGCCTGATTAACAGTATTGAGCCATGGGTGTTGTAGGCATTGCTTGGCAGTTGGTCGCTTCTCGggttcaaaatcaaatatggGACGGAGAAAACCAGCAAATTCACGAGCATCAGCGTCAGaaaacttgtatttatcaACAAGTAGTCGATCAAGAGACCCATACTTCAGCCTTCGAATTCTCTTCAGGTCCCCATATCTATCAAAGTAATCTTTAGATCGAGCTCCACCTGTGGCAACCTTCCATTCAAGCATTCAAACTTATAGTTAGCAACTTCGCATATAGTTTGAGCAATATAGACAAATGAGTAATACATATGTACCTTCCGTGGCATCTTTCCAAGGAGCTCCATCATCAAAGCAAGGTGATCCTACGAAAACACATCTGTCATGACAAATCAACTGATACCACTTCTATGCAAACTAGCTATCTATTGAAACAGAGGAGAACTAGGATTGCTCATTGATGATCCTTCTACTATCTAAACTACAAGACTTGAAACTCCTAAGATGCTTATTTCTATTACTTAAGGGCCATATATTCTAGTTGTCTCTAAATCTGGCACTAGGAGGGGACAACTCGCAAAATCAATCACCAAATTATCCGAAATATCTTAATGAACCACATAGGTGCCCTTAAAAGTAACTGGTTTCAAATTGAACACATTTCATAAAAGTGTTAAGTGATGAACATCAAGAGTGGGCAGTAGCAGAAACCAAGGGGCCACCAGTATCCCCAACAATATGCTGAAAAGATTAGGAAATAACTGCTAGTAACCTCACAATTTATGCAAATGGATGCTTTACAATGCCCTCCTTTGAAGTTGATCCAACTAAATATAGACCCttcaagtttaaaaaaaattacatattctttatatttgttatcTTCTAACACTAGTCTTAGTAGTTGAACTTAAACTCATTTTTACCTCTAGTTGACTAATTGAAACAATTTGATAGTTACATAAGCCTCTCTTGAGTTCTATCCAATACAGACACAACccctatgtttttttaaatttacatgttTCCCTCTTGAGTTCTATCCAATACAGATAACAACAcctatgtttttaaatttacatatacCTTCCCTGATACTAATAATAGTCTTAATACAATCTCACCTGTTGATGCCAAAGgcatcataataattattaatgcaAATTCGTAGAAATATCTctaaagtttgaaaatttacaaaaattcacTTGAAATCTATCTGATACTGACTTAccttaaaatttagtatttctaacttttgatatttaaaattaaattccatAGTATTAgtaagtatattattattacttcaactaaaaatttttaaatatttaacaaattaattgcATACCAATCacagtttatatttatatcaatttatctctcttttttataattgaaaattttatgagcTTATTTATGTGGTTATCACAATCATGTGGAGAACCAATTAACTGCTTATGTCAAAGAAACACACTTTTAGGAGTTAACTTGAGCAAAATACATGCAAGTGAAAATTTAGAAGAGAAAAGATAATGACTGAAATTGATACTAAGATCcgaatataatttatgtaattgattttcaGTTTCGGTATATTGCTTGGTCTACCCcaaaaagttaatttaaatatttaagatatattattctattattaGGATAGATGTTAAACCATAGGGGTCTGATAGTAAACGGAAAAGCTTCAAATGGTTATAATGAGAAACCTTAGAGGAGGTCATGCATGGCTAAAAGCtcatttcattaaaaaacTTGAGGTTTTTAATGTCTATTAGTGCTAGaggtagatgtaattttccaagcTTGACAGGGTCTACCTATAATTAGACTAAACTTTAAGCAAGGGTGCTGTAACTATACCTTTACGcaagagaaatagaaagagaagcTTATTAAAGTTGCTTAATCATGCTATAAAGcacaaacataaaatcaaCGGTAAATCACTACCTCATCCTCACTGAAGCCTTGTCCATTCTTTGGCGCAAACATCATCTCACCTGTTGCAAGTTCAAATGCAGTACAAGCAAATGACCACATATCAGCAGCAAAAGAATAGCCAGATTGAAGTATAACTTCTGGAGCTCTGTAttgtcttgtttgaatttcttcAGCAATTGGTCGATCAGCCCAACATGCATTTCCAAAATCAACTACTTTGCATCTCAAGTCAATCCCATCCAAGCATCTAGCAGGCTTTGGAACCACGCCTACCCCTCCCATAGAAGCTCTCCTCTCTGATATCCTCGCAATTGCTCTTCTTGCCCTTTGTTTCAATTTCTTCTCAATGCTACTCATGGAGACTCCCCCATTCGGGTTCCCCTCAGGCCTTTCAAGGATGGGTGTCATTCCTGACCTAATTGGATCTTTTGAAGGATTAATTGTGTTACATAGAAGAATGTTTTCAGGTTTTAGGTCAGTATGTATAATGCCTAGCTTCTCATGCAGGTAATCTAGTGCAGTCAAAATGCATTTGCAAATCTCTCTAACTTTGTCCAATTGAAGTCCTTTATACCGATTGTACTTGATCAGACGAAGCAAACTATCACCAAGAAATTCCAGGACCATGCACAAATGCTGACCATTTGGGCCTACA is a window from the Sesamum indicum cultivar Zhongzhi No. 13 linkage group LG15, S_indicum_v1.0, whole genome shotgun sequence genome containing:
- the LOC105178198 gene encoding SRSF protein kinase 1, which codes for MSNCPSSSSGSEEEDEGMDSYRKGGYHAVRVGDSFAAGRYIAQQKLGWGQFSTVWLAYDTQSSKYVALKIQKSAPQFAQAALHEIEILCAIADGDPSNEKSVVRLVDHFKHVGPNGQHLCMVLEFLGDSLLRLIKYNRYKGLQLDKVREICKCILTALDYLHEKLGIIHTDLKPENILLCNTINPSKDPIRSGMTPILERPEGNPNGGVSMSSIEKKLKQRARRAIARISERRASMGGVGVVPKPARCLDGIDLRCKVVDFGNACWADRPIAEEIQTRQYRAPEVILQSGYSFAADMWSFACTAFELATGEMMFAPKNGQGFSEDEDHLALMMELLGKMPRKVATGGARSKDYFDRYGDLKRIRRLKYGSLDRLLVDKYKFSDADAREFAGFLRPIFDFEPEKRPTAKQCLQHPWLNTVNQAHGELKSESSDEKVNVGMNNLQIKLRK